The following are encoded in a window of Psychrobacter sp. P11F6 genomic DNA:
- a CDS encoding phosphoadenosine phosphosulfate reductase family protein: MSQLHPSLDLDQANQALQGKSPEQIVEWALSQAKNPIITTNFRPYESAILHLVAKQRPDITVLWVDSGYNTDATYQFANKVIRDLNLNVITYIPKQTAAYRDATMNGIPGIDNPQHDEFTDQVKLEPFRRALDELKPDVWFNAIRKDQTEFRQGLDVLSLSKDGVLKVAPLFENTDADLDVYLEEHNLPNEFDYFDPTKVEESRECGLHTQL; encoded by the coding sequence ATGAGCCAATTACATCCAAGTTTAGACCTCGACCAAGCCAACCAAGCATTGCAAGGCAAGTCGCCTGAGCAAATCGTTGAGTGGGCATTAAGCCAAGCGAAAAACCCAATCATCACGACTAACTTCCGCCCATACGAGTCAGCGATTCTGCATTTGGTGGCCAAACAGCGTCCTGATATCACCGTATTGTGGGTAGACTCAGGTTATAACACGGATGCCACCTATCAATTTGCCAATAAAGTCATCCGTGATTTAAACTTAAACGTCATCACCTATATTCCTAAGCAAACGGCAGCGTATCGTGACGCGACCATGAACGGTATCCCAGGTATCGACAACCCACAGCATGATGAATTCACTGACCAAGTAAAATTAGAGCCCTTCCGCCGTGCGCTAGATGAGCTAAAGCCAGATGTTTGGTTCAATGCAATTCGTAAAGATCAAACAGAATTCCGCCAAGGGTTGGATGTACTTAGCCTATCAAAAGATGGCGTGTTAAAAGTAGCGCCATTGTTTGAAAACACTGACGCTGATTTAGATGTTTATCTCGAAGAGCATAACTTACCGAATGAATTTGATTACTTTGATCCAACGAAAGTAGAAGAAAGCCGTGAGTGTGGTTTGCACACGCAGCTTTAG
- a CDS encoding DUF934 domain-containing protein produces the protein MANHHILDSHGVDIGSQDTWHVLTTDALPESIVSTNITLLELLQRQEKPDVIVPLADLLDNSGMQVGGLIKEVYELIVQHSSRLGLWVTADTDADALEGLSDFLSTQALIVIDVPKFADGRNFSFARTLRQIGYQGEIRVAGAFGRDQIAYLLRMGVDSFVLSEHDMQPDSKFGIEQAFTALASSYDGQSASDLPMFAKPSEPSIA, from the coding sequence ATGGCTAATCACCATATTTTGGACAGTCATGGCGTCGATATCGGAAGTCAAGATACATGGCATGTACTCACCACGGATGCGCTACCAGAGAGTATTGTATCAACAAACATCACGTTGCTTGAGTTGCTACAAAGGCAAGAAAAGCCCGATGTGATTGTACCGCTCGCTGACCTATTAGATAACTCAGGCATGCAGGTCGGTGGTCTGATCAAAGAGGTTTATGAGCTGATCGTACAGCACAGTAGCCGCCTTGGATTGTGGGTGACGGCTGACACCGATGCTGATGCGTTAGAAGGTCTTAGTGATTTCTTATCAACGCAGGCGCTTATCGTGATTGATGTACCTAAATTCGCTGATGGTCGCAACTTTAGCTTTGCACGTACCCTACGCCAAATTGGCTACCAAGGCGAGATTCGGGTGGCTGGTGCGTTTGGCCGTGATCAAATCGCATATCTACTGCGCATGGGTGTTGATAGCTTTGTATTGAGCGAGCATGACATGCAGCCAGACTCTAAATTCGGTATTGAGCAAGCATTTACCGCCCTTGCCAGTAGTTATGATGGACAAAGTGCTTCGGATTTACCGATGTTTGCTAAACCGTCAGAACCCTCAATCGCCTAG
- a CDS encoding nitrite/sulfite reductase encodes MYQYNYADQTLVEERVAQFRDQTERFLAGELPEEQFLPLRLQNGLYIQRYAPMLRIAIPYGLLASYQLRKLAEITRKYDKGYGHFTTRTNIQLNWPKLEDVPDILAELASVQMHSIQTSGNCIRNTTTDPYAGIHKEEIADPRPYCEIIRQWSTFHPEFAFLPRKFKIAVIGTNDDRAATQVHDVGLHIKTNGEGEIGFEVLVGGGLGRIPVLGKVINKFLPREHLLSYLDAILRVYNLHGRRDKGSKYRSRIKILVESMGGPAFAKLVNAEWEAHTKDGSLTLTDENFATASSFFSEPDYVSFDALQVQSELQQQLNADKDFANWYNQNTVAHKVAGYRAVVISLKAGLVDGKYVPSGDVSESQMDALADLSDKYSFGELRGTYQQNLVFADVQANNLYELWQQLAELHLARANINTLTDMIVCPGWDYCSLANATTHNIAEQIEKQFDDLDYLYDLGEIRLNMSGCINACAHHHTGDIGILGVDKKGEHWYQISIGGNSSDDAKLGKILGKSVPALEVANTIQQIVDVYVDLRASTDNDVESFGQLVERVGIDPFKEKVYG; translated from the coding sequence ATGTATCAATATAATTACGCTGACCAAACCTTGGTAGAAGAACGAGTCGCTCAGTTTCGCGACCAGACCGAACGGTTTTTGGCAGGTGAGCTGCCAGAAGAGCAATTTTTGCCGCTGCGATTGCAAAACGGCCTTTATATTCAGCGTTATGCACCGATGTTGCGTATCGCCATTCCTTACGGGCTACTTGCCAGCTACCAATTGCGAAAATTGGCTGAGATTACTCGTAAATATGACAAAGGTTATGGGCACTTCACTACCCGTACCAATATCCAGCTGAATTGGCCAAAGCTAGAAGACGTGCCAGATATTTTGGCAGAGCTGGCATCAGTACAAATGCACTCGATCCAAACCTCGGGCAACTGTATTCGTAACACAACCACCGATCCATATGCTGGTATTCATAAAGAAGAAATCGCTGACCCACGTCCCTATTGTGAGATTATTCGTCAGTGGTCAACCTTCCATCCTGAGTTTGCTTTTTTACCACGTAAATTTAAGATTGCCGTCATCGGGACCAATGATGACCGCGCGGCAACCCAAGTACATGATGTGGGTCTGCATATCAAAACCAACGGTGAAGGTGAGATTGGCTTTGAAGTATTGGTCGGTGGTGGTCTAGGACGTATTCCTGTCCTTGGTAAAGTGATTAATAAATTTTTGCCACGCGAGCATCTCTTGAGTTATTTGGACGCCATCTTGCGTGTCTATAACTTGCATGGTCGCCGTGATAAAGGCAGCAAATACAGATCACGCATTAAGATATTGGTTGAGAGCATGGGCGGCCCTGCCTTTGCCAAACTGGTCAATGCTGAGTGGGAAGCCCACACCAAAGATGGTTCGCTTACCTTAACTGATGAGAACTTTGCGACGGCGAGCAGCTTTTTTAGTGAGCCTGACTATGTGTCGTTTGATGCGCTACAAGTACAGTCTGAGCTACAACAGCAACTAAACGCTGATAAGGACTTTGCTAACTGGTACAACCAAAACACGGTGGCGCATAAAGTCGCTGGTTATCGTGCGGTCGTTATTTCGCTCAAAGCAGGCTTGGTCGATGGCAAATATGTGCCCTCTGGTGATGTCAGCGAGTCACAGATGGATGCACTGGCTGATCTGTCTGACAAATATAGCTTTGGTGAACTGCGTGGTACTTATCAGCAGAATTTGGTATTCGCAGATGTGCAAGCCAATAACCTTTATGAGTTGTGGCAGCAGCTAGCAGAGTTGCATTTAGCACGCGCTAATATCAATACCCTAACAGATATGATTGTCTGCCCAGGTTGGGACTACTGCTCGCTTGCTAATGCGACCACGCACAACATCGCTGAACAGATCGAAAAACAGTTCGATGATCTGGACTATCTGTATGATTTGGGCGAGATTCGCTTAAACATGTCTGGTTGTATCAATGCGTGTGCGCACCATCATACAGGTGACATTGGTATCTTGGGTGTCGATAAAAAAGGTGAGCATTGGTATCAGATCAGCATTGGCGGCAATTCCAGTGACGATGCCAAACTTGGTAAAATATTAGGTAAATCTGTCCCTGCTCTTGAGGTTGCCAATACCATACAGCAGATCGTCGATGTCTATGTAGACTTGCGCGCCAGCACCGACAATGATGTCGAAAGCTTTGGTCAATTGGTTGAACGCGTTGGTATTGATCCATTTAAGGAGAAGGTCTATGGCTAA
- the sat gene encoding sulfate adenylyltransferase: MTSITSKQPSKLVPPHGSAELKPLLLQGEARAQALKLASTLPTITLSSRERGDLIMFGIGGFTPLHGFMNQADWQGVVDDMRLQSGDNAGLFWPIPITLSAPKATADSLSQGDKVALVAQDGEIMGILTVEETYTIDKEHECQQVFTTTDPEHPGVQQVLEQGEVNIAGSVEVLSEGEFPTLYPEIYKTPEETREILDAKGWKTVAAFQTRNPMHRSHEYLAKIAIEICDGVLIHSLLGALKPGDIPADVRQEAIKTLIDNYFRQDTVIQAGYPLDMRYAGPREALLHAVFRQNYGCSHLIVGRDHAGVGDYYGAFDAQTIFEQVGKDDLITQPLKIGWTFWCNACNAMASDKTCPHEASEHVKVSGTKLRKALSEDEVVPENFSRPEVLQILRDYYAGISREERAEVKLVGASAV, translated from the coding sequence ATGACATCTATCACCTCTAAGCAACCATCAAAACTCGTTCCTCCACATGGCAGCGCTGAGCTTAAGCCATTACTATTACAAGGTGAGGCACGCGCTCAAGCATTGAAACTTGCCAGCACATTGCCGACCATCACTTTAAGCTCACGTGAGCGTGGTGATTTAATCATGTTCGGTATTGGTGGCTTTACGCCGTTGCATGGCTTTATGAATCAAGCAGATTGGCAGGGTGTGGTTGATGATATGCGTTTGCAAAGTGGTGACAATGCGGGTCTGTTTTGGCCAATTCCGATCACCTTGTCTGCACCAAAAGCGACTGCAGATAGTTTGAGTCAAGGCGATAAAGTAGCCTTGGTCGCTCAAGACGGTGAAATCATGGGTATCTTGACCGTAGAAGAAACCTATACCATCGATAAAGAGCATGAGTGTCAGCAAGTATTTACGACAACAGACCCAGAACATCCGGGCGTACAACAAGTTTTAGAGCAAGGCGAAGTCAATATTGCAGGTAGTGTTGAGGTATTGAGCGAAGGCGAGTTCCCAACGTTATATCCAGAAATCTACAAAACACCAGAAGAAACGCGTGAAATTTTGGACGCTAAAGGTTGGAAAACGGTTGCTGCTTTCCAAACGCGTAATCCAATGCACCGCTCACATGAGTATTTGGCAAAGATTGCGATTGAGATTTGTGACGGTGTATTGATTCACTCATTGCTAGGGGCATTGAAACCTGGTGATATCCCAGCTGATGTCCGTCAAGAAGCCATCAAAACCTTGATTGATAATTATTTTAGACAAGATACAGTTATTCAAGCGGGTTATCCGCTAGATATGCGTTATGCCGGTCCACGTGAAGCACTACTGCATGCGGTATTCCGTCAAAACTACGGCTGTAGTCATCTAATCGTTGGTCGTGATCATGCAGGCGTTGGTGATTATTATGGTGCCTTTGATGCGCAAACGATATTTGAACAGGTTGGGAAAGATGATCTTATCACTCAACCGCTCAAAATTGGCTGGACGTTCTGGTGTAATGCTTGTAATGCGATGGCTTCCGACAAAACTTGCCCGCATGAAGCGTCTGAACACGTTAAAGTATCAGGTACGAAGCTGCGTAAAGCGCTATCAGAAGATGAAGTGGTGCCAGAGAACTTTAGCCGTCCAGAAGTACTACAAATTTTGCGTGATTATTATGCTGGCATCTCAAGAGAGGAACGTGCTGAAGTAAAATTGGTTGGTGCCTCTGCGGTGTAA
- a CDS encoding sulfate ABC transporter substrate-binding protein, with translation MQPDNKSIQQISQNLRFANLYTFIEDKKTPTPLANVNVKVGSVLAFAMLMTGCNPTEATQQDGSNATSDAKNISLLNVSYDVSRDFYKDYNALFSADYQQKHSDSQVNINQSHGGSSKQALSVANGLQADVVTLNQESDMNLLVKKGLVTADWQQAFPNNAVPYTSTMVLLVRDGNPKNIKDWSDLARNDIDVVIPNPKTSGTARYAFLGAYGYGLHQFKETVQSPAKTDDFIKKLLANVVTYDNGARAATTSFTQRGLGDVLITTENEAHLAAKQFAKGQVNIVYPSYSIVIANPVAVVTTVTDKGGKTAAANAYLKGLWDTPAQELMAEMYMRPSNPQVLAAHKATLPDIETFEPVAVFGSWEQIMNTFFVDGGRFDQLVRVK, from the coding sequence ATGCAACCAGATAACAAAAGTATTCAGCAAATATCTCAAAATCTTCGTTTTGCTAACCTCTATACATTTATTGAGGATAAAAAGACGCCGACACCGCTCGCCAATGTCAATGTTAAAGTTGGTAGCGTACTGGCGTTTGCCATGCTAATGACAGGTTGTAATCCTACCGAAGCCACTCAGCAAGACGGCTCAAACGCAACGAGCGATGCAAAAAATATCAGTTTATTAAATGTCTCTTATGATGTATCACGCGATTTTTATAAAGATTATAACGCTTTATTTAGCGCAGATTATCAACAAAAGCATTCAGACAGTCAGGTAAATATCAACCAATCACATGGTGGCTCAAGCAAACAAGCATTGTCGGTTGCCAATGGTCTGCAAGCAGATGTAGTCACTTTAAACCAAGAAAGTGATATGAATCTGTTGGTTAAAAAAGGCTTGGTCACAGCTGACTGGCAGCAAGCGTTCCCAAACAATGCGGTGCCTTATACCAGTACCATGGTGCTATTGGTGCGCGATGGTAACCCCAAAAACATCAAAGACTGGTCGGACTTGGCGCGTAACGATATCGATGTCGTGATACCAAACCCGAAAACCAGTGGCACCGCGCGTTATGCGTTTTTGGGTGCTTATGGTTACGGATTACATCAATTTAAAGAAACGGTGCAAAGTCCTGCCAAAACGGATGATTTTATCAAAAAACTACTGGCAAACGTGGTCACTTATGACAATGGCGCACGCGCCGCAACAACCAGCTTTACTCAGCGCGGGCTGGGCGATGTGCTCATCACGACCGAAAATGAAGCGCATTTAGCCGCCAAGCAGTTTGCCAAAGGACAGGTCAATATCGTTTATCCCAGTTATTCTATTGTGATTGCCAACCCAGTGGCGGTCGTAACAACCGTCACTGACAAGGGCGGCAAGACTGCAGCGGCGAATGCTTACCTAAAAGGCTTATGGGACACCCCAGCACAAGAGCTCATGGCAGAGATGTATATGCGCCCAAGTAACCCACAAGTGCTGGCAGCTCACAAAGCAACCTTGCCTGATATTGAGACTTTTGAGCCGGTAGCAGTATTTGGTTCTTGGGAGCAGATTATGAACACTTTCTTTGTCGATGGCGGGCGTTTCGATCAGCTGGTAAGAGTGAAGTAG
- a CDS encoding sulfate ABC transporter substrate-binding protein, protein MIYALHYQQKSKKRNVLSIAGVALTLGLAGCSNSETETTANADGTAATEGQNIELLNVSYDVARDFYKDYNPLFVEHYKAENPNSNILIKQSHGGSSKQALSVANGLQADVATMNQGSDIELLEKKGLVESDWESKFPDNAVPFTSTIVFLVRKDNPKGINDWEDLTKEGIEIVMANPKVTGNGRYAFLGAYGYGLHAFDKNETNAKNYVKDMLKNVKVYENGGRAATTTFVQRGIGDVLVTFENEANLAATDFGAGKVDIVYPKYSIKSESPVAIVKSVTDKKGTTDAAKAYLDYLWSEPAQQLAANLYLRPSVKSVLDKNGDKLPPIETFRPNDAFGTWDEIMGTYFSDGGVFDQLAINAPQ, encoded by the coding sequence ATGATATACGCTTTGCACTATCAACAAAAAAGTAAAAAACGTAACGTCTTGAGCATTGCAGGCGTTGCATTAACCTTGGGGCTGGCTGGCTGTAGCAATAGCGAGACAGAGACGACTGCTAATGCAGATGGCACCGCTGCCACAGAAGGTCAAAATATTGAGCTGCTGAACGTCTCTTATGATGTGGCACGTGACTTTTATAAAGACTACAACCCATTATTCGTTGAGCATTATAAAGCGGAAAATCCAAACAGCAATATCCTAATCAAGCAGTCACATGGTGGCTCAAGCAAACAAGCGCTGTCGGTTGCCAATGGTTTGCAAGCAGATGTCGCTACCATGAACCAAGGTTCTGATATTGAGCTGCTTGAGAAAAAGGGTTTGGTTGAGTCAGATTGGGAAAGTAAATTCCCAGACAATGCCGTGCCTTTCACCAGTACCATCGTATTCTTAGTCCGTAAAGACAATCCAAAAGGTATCAATGACTGGGAAGATTTGACCAAAGAAGGCATTGAGATCGTCATGGCCAATCCAAAAGTGACCGGTAATGGTCGTTATGCGTTCCTGGGCGCTTATGGTTATGGCTTGCACGCTTTCGATAAAAACGAGACCAATGCCAAAAACTACGTGAAAGACATGCTCAAAAACGTCAAAGTTTATGAGAATGGTGGACGTGCCGCGACAACTACTTTCGTTCAGCGTGGTATCGGTGATGTCCTAGTAACTTTTGAAAATGAAGCCAACTTGGCAGCAACTGATTTCGGTGCGGGTAAAGTAGACATCGTTTATCCTAAATACTCTATTAAATCAGAAAGCCCTGTTGCGATTGTCAAGTCAGTGACAGATAAAAAAGGCACAACGGATGCCGCAAAAGCTTATCTTGACTACTTATGGAGCGAGCCTGCTCAGCAGCTAGCAGCCAACCTATACTTGCGTCCTAGCGTCAAAAGCGTCCTTGATAAAAATGGTGATAAATTACCACCAATCGAAACATTCCGTCCAAATGATGCCTTTGGCACGTGGGATGAGATTATGGGTACTTACTTCAGTGATGGCGGCGTATTCGACCAGCTCGCCATTAACGCACCGCAGTAA
- the cysT gene encoding sulfate ABC transporter permease subunit CysT yields MSAKTSPASKAPAKKGWLTRLRQRNVLPGFGLSMGITVFSLSLLVVLPFAMMAYTTTQMGWTGFWETISQPQVTAAIKLSLWMSFLAMLTNMVFGTLVAWVLVRYEFWGKSLINALVDLPFALPTAVTGISLATLYAPNGLIGQWFDKFGIQVAFTPIGIWLALVVVSFPFIVRAVQPVLAELSVEFEEAAAVLGANRFTTFRKVILPELLPALLMGAGMMFARATGEYGSVIFIAGNIPMQSEILPLIIISKLEQFDVQGASAVALFMLLISFVILLTINIMQWKLSRRVGAR; encoded by the coding sequence ATGAGTGCAAAAACATCTCCTGCCAGCAAAGCCCCTGCAAAAAAAGGGTGGTTAACACGTTTGCGCCAACGCAATGTGCTGCCAGGGTTCGGCCTGAGCATGGGTATCACGGTCTTTAGCTTGTCGCTACTGGTGGTATTACCGTTTGCCATGATGGCCTACACCACGACTCAGATGGGTTGGACTGGATTCTGGGAGACGATTAGTCAGCCGCAAGTCACTGCTGCTATCAAGCTAAGCTTATGGATGTCGTTTTTGGCGATGCTGACCAACATGGTGTTTGGCACATTGGTTGCTTGGGTACTCGTACGCTACGAGTTCTGGGGTAAGTCGTTGATTAATGCGCTAGTTGATTTACCATTTGCATTACCAACGGCGGTCACGGGCATTTCGCTTGCGACCCTTTATGCCCCTAATGGTTTGATTGGTCAGTGGTTTGATAAATTTGGCATTCAGGTCGCTTTTACACCTATAGGTATTTGGCTCGCCTTGGTTGTGGTCAGTTTCCCCTTTATTGTCCGTGCGGTACAGCCTGTACTCGCTGAGCTATCGGTTGAATTTGAAGAGGCAGCCGCGGTATTGGGCGCCAATCGTTTTACGACGTTTCGCAAAGTAATCTTGCCAGAGCTTTTGCCCGCTTTACTCATGGGTGCTGGCATGATGTTTGCTCGTGCCACTGGCGAGTATGGCTCGGTGATTTTTATCGCTGGTAATATCCCCATGCAATCAGAGATTTTACCGCTCATTATCATTAGTAAACTAGAGCAGTTTGATGTTCAAGGGGCTTCTGCAGTTGCATTATTTATGCTACTGATCTCATTTGTGATCTTATTGACCATTAACATCATGCAGTGGAAACTGTCGCGCCGTGTAGGAGCTCGCTAA
- the cysW gene encoding sulfate ABC transporter permease subunit CysW — translation MQISNSYDYQSNAATKDTPWIRLTFIVIAVLFMVIMLVIPLLAVFYEAFKGGWQLYIASLVDPEALQAIKLTLITAAIVLPINMVMGIAIAWLVTRYQFKGKQLVTTLLDLPFSVSPVVAGLMFVLLFGLNSTIGGWLESMGFQVIYAVPGIVLATLFVTFPFVARELIPLMQTQGDSEEQAALTLGATGWQTFWHVTLPNIKWALLYGLILTNARAMGEFGAVSVVSGHIRGETNTMPLLVEIAYNDYNFTAAFALSSLLAALALVTLLIQQVMTKLQERKFAKSERLASVPELLVSANATKAANTTDATTAEISDK, via the coding sequence ATGCAAATATCTAATAGCTATGACTACCAGAGCAACGCAGCGACTAAAGATACGCCATGGATACGCCTTACCTTTATCGTCATCGCAGTGCTATTTATGGTCATCATGTTGGTCATTCCTTTACTGGCTGTGTTCTATGAAGCCTTTAAAGGTGGCTGGCAGTTGTATATTGCCTCGTTGGTTGATCCAGAAGCCCTGCAAGCCATTAAGCTGACGTTAATTACCGCGGCTATCGTCTTGCCCATTAATATGGTGATGGGTATTGCAATCGCATGGTTAGTGACGCGCTATCAGTTTAAAGGTAAGCAGCTGGTCACCACTTTGCTTGATCTGCCATTTTCAGTATCACCCGTCGTTGCAGGTTTGATGTTTGTTTTACTATTCGGACTCAATTCCACCATTGGCGGCTGGCTTGAGAGCATGGGGTTTCAAGTTATTTATGCGGTTCCAGGGATCGTGCTCGCTACTTTATTTGTCACCTTTCCCTTTGTAGCACGTGAGCTGATACCGCTGATGCAGACGCAAGGCGACTCTGAAGAGCAAGCAGCATTGACCTTGGGCGCAACTGGTTGGCAGACGTTTTGGCATGTGACACTACCGAATATCAAATGGGCACTACTCTATGGTTTGATTTTGACCAATGCGCGGGCAATGGGTGAGTTTGGGGCGGTGAGTGTGGTATCTGGTCATATTCGCGGTGAGACCAACACCATGCCACTACTGGTTGAGATTGCTTACAATGATTATAACTTTACTGCCGCTTTTGCCTTATCGAGCCTACTAGCTGCATTGGCATTGGTGACGTTGCTTATTCAACAAGTCATGACTAAGCTACAAGAGCGCAAATTTGCCAAGTCCGAACGGCTGGCAAGTGTGCCTGAATTACTGGTAAGCGCCAACGCTACTAAGGCTGCCAATACTACTGATGCAACGACCGCTGAAATTTCAGATAAATGA
- a CDS encoding ArsR/SmtB family transcription factor has product MSDNNFTIRPIELFKVLSDPTRLKIFQILFNKESRCVGELVEILDQPQPTISRHLNHLKKLGILSCVRDGTWMWYEVADDLPEWCQEILDITYKQISSKDIDMSKPAEI; this is encoded by the coding sequence ATGTCTGATAATAATTTTACGATACGACCTATCGAGTTATTTAAAGTCTTATCTGACCCGACGCGCTTAAAAATATTTCAAATTCTATTTAACAAAGAATCGCGCTGTGTTGGTGAGTTGGTAGAAATACTAGATCAACCACAGCCAACAATATCGCGTCATTTGAACCATTTAAAGAAACTCGGCATTTTAAGCTGTGTTCGCGACGGTACGTGGATGTGGTATGAAGTCGCTGACGACTTGCCAGAATGGTGCCAAGAGATTTTGGATATTACTTATAAACAAATATCTAGCAAAGATATCGATATGTCCAAGCCTGCTGAGATATGA
- a CDS encoding (2Fe-2S)-binding protein, which translates to MYVCICNDVKEKQIKAAIASGIDTLDGLKDTLDVATCCGCCEPMVNDYLDEHHARLDVLAYAV; encoded by the coding sequence ATGTACGTATGCATCTGTAATGACGTAAAAGAAAAGCAAATCAAAGCAGCCATTGCTTCAGGTATCGATACCCTTGACGGTCTAAAAGATACCCTCGATGTTGCGACTTGCTGTGGCTGCTGCGAACCGATGGTTAACGATTACCTAGATGAGCATCATGCTAGACTCGATGTCTTGGCTTACGCTGTTTAA
- the bfr gene encoding bacterioferritin yields MIGSPKVIDYLNFLLGGELAARDQYFIHSEMYAEWHYGKLYDRIHHEMADETLHAQSIIRRILMLSGTPKMTVNAINIGATVPEMLQLDLELEYQVQQHLKDGIALCEAERDYVTREMLVEQLKDTEEDHAHWLEQQLRLIDMISLPNYLQSQMAEVTPNLV; encoded by the coding sequence ATGATAGGTAGCCCAAAAGTCATTGATTATTTGAATTTTTTGTTAGGCGGTGAGCTTGCTGCCCGTGACCAGTATTTTATTCACTCAGAAATGTATGCTGAGTGGCATTATGGCAAATTGTACGATCGTATCCATCATGAGATGGCAGATGAGACGCTACATGCCCAATCTATTATTCGCCGTATCCTAATGCTGAGCGGCACGCCGAAAATGACGGTAAATGCCATCAATATCGGCGCGACAGTTCCTGAAATGCTGCAACTTGACCTTGAGCTAGAGTATCAAGTACAACAGCACTTAAAAGATGGTATTGCTCTCTGTGAAGCAGAGCGCGATTATGTCACGCGTGAGATGTTGGTAGAACAGTTAAAAGACACTGAAGAAGATCATGCGCATTGGCTTGAGCAACAATTGCGCTTAATTGATATGATCAGTCTGCCCAATTATCTGCAAAGCCAAATGGCTGAAGTCACTCCCAATCTTGTTTAA
- the bfr gene encoding bacterioferritin produces MKGDKEVIRALNKVLGQSLIAINQYFLHARIARHWGLEALNESFYKQSIAEMKWSDELIARILLLGGLPNLQDYGKMFIGEDVPEIIECNLRLEKQKFEIITDAITLCETKSDYVSRQLLVTLKDGNEEYQDWLETQEDLIESIGVERYIQSQMDDDAP; encoded by the coding sequence ATGAAAGGGGATAAAGAGGTTATTCGCGCTTTAAATAAAGTGCTCGGACAGTCACTGATTGCCATCAACCAGTACTTTTTACATGCGCGCATTGCGCGCCATTGGGGATTAGAAGCCCTTAATGAAAGTTTCTACAAACAATCCATCGCTGAGATGAAATGGTCTGATGAGCTGATTGCCCGGATTTTATTGCTAGGCGGTTTACCAAATTTGCAAGATTATGGCAAGATGTTCATCGGTGAAGATGTGCCAGAGATTATCGAATGCAACTTGCGCTTAGAAAAACAAAAGTTCGAGATCATTACCGATGCCATTACTCTATGTGAAACAAAGTCTGACTATGTGTCGCGCCAGCTATTGGTGACGCTAAAAGATGGTAATGAAGAGTATCAAGACTGGTTAGAGACGCAAGAAGACTTGATCGAAAGCATTGGGGTTGAGCGCTATATCCAATCACAAATGGATGATGACGCGCCTTAA